In Nicotiana tabacum cultivar K326 chromosome 17, ASM71507v2, whole genome shotgun sequence, one DNA window encodes the following:
- the LOC107801291 gene encoding CBS domain-containing protein CBSX5 — translation MAVSFLNREVSDLCLGKPALKPIPAKATVSEALTALKKSGETHVSVWSCDHPKKVLEEGDAGADSVCRCVGKISMVDVICFLSKEDNLVNPSKALETPVAQILPKGDSIVRHLDPNSSLLEAIDYILEGAQNLVIPIQNYRSTPSRKRLLSKASSLLPTNHNGVEYCWLTQEDIVRFLLNSIGVFSPMPTFSIDSLNIINHDIMTVRYHDPAISSLDAITLAHIEQSSVAVVDEGNRLIGEISPFTLAYCDETVAAAIATLSAGDLMAYIDYGGPAEDLVELVKTRLQDKKLEAMVELIDEEFSLSSSSSSASSCSSDDESGSSRNTVLGRFSSARRSEAITCYPWSSLVAVMIQALAHRANSIWVMDADNNLIGVVTFKGILEVFRSIANARRKPGRENTSKQ, via the exons ATGGCAGTAAGTTTTCTGAATCGGGAGGTATCAGACCTGTGCCTTGGTAAGCCGGCATTAAAGCCTATTCCGGCAAAAGCCACCGTATCGGAGGCGTTAACGGCGTTGAAAAAATCCGGCGAGACCCATGTAAGCGTTTGGAGCTGTGACCATCCCAAGAAGGTTCTAGAAGAAGGTGACGCTGGGGCTGATTCTGTGTGCCGCTGTGTAGGGAAGATCTCTATGGTAGATGTGATTTGCTTTCTTTCTAAAGAAGACAATTTGGTTAATCCTTCTAAGGCTCTTGAGACTCCTGTGGCTCAGATTTTGCCTAAAGGGGATTCCATTGTTAGGCATTTGGATCCCAATTCAAG CTTGCTGGAAGCAATAGATTACATTCTTGAAGGCGCCCAGAACCTGGTTATACCGATTCAAAACTACAGGAGCACGCCTTCGAGGAAAAGGCTTTTGAGTAAAGCGTCCTCACTGCTTCCCACAAATCATAACGGAGTTGAATACTGCTGGCTAACACAGGAAGACATTGTCCGGTTCCTTCTCAACTCCATTGGAGTCTTCTCTCCTATGCCCACATTCTCGATCGATTCACTCAACATCATAAATCACGACATCATGACTGTTCGCTACCACGATCCTGCAATCTCTTCCTTGGATGCCATTACTCTCGCGCATATTGAGCAAAGTTCAGTTGCAGTTGTTGATGAAGGCAACCGGTTGATTGGTGAAATCTCCCCTTTCACTCTGGCCTATTGTGATGAAACTGTTGCAGCTGCAATCGCGACTCTTTCAGCTGGTGATCTTATGGCATACATTGACTATGGTGGTCCTGCAGAGGATTTGGTCGAGTTGGTCAAGACGAGGCTTCAAGATAAGAAACTCGAGGCAATGGTGGAACTAATAGATGAAGAGTTTTCActgtcttcatcatcatcttctgcTTCGAGTTGTTCATCAGACGATGAATCAGGCTCGAGCAGAAATACTGTGCTGGGACGATTTTCTTCAGCTAGAAGGTCCGAGGCGATTACTTGTTATCCATGGAGTTCGTTGGTGGCTGTAATGATTCAAGCTCTTGCACATCGTGCTAATTCCATTTGGGTCATGGATGCGGATAATAATTTGATTGGAGTTGTAACATTTAAAGGAATTCTGGAAGTTTTCAGGAGTATTGCTAATGCGAGGCGTAAACCAGGAAGGGAGAATACATcaaagcaataa
- the LOC107801290 gene encoding uncharacterized protein LOC107801290, with protein sequence MNTLFSKRFNLQNFPQISPQNFLYHFPPLPKKTPHHIHPFPRKFTAKTLTLCSVTASESLSCGGWDDPRLISDPINPGESNQLHNFLNSLGINDKKYVFVYLLGFVCALAISRVKVSSIIVIPGCVIVFALGFSMGFVNGGKMSLDNNKKLPQDQILRGFAEKFRNLVNFLNGFDVEIGNLKKGVRKGIEFNQITVDDLQGFEKILESMKFSALNVRKVTEGCIESLSIESQEMERNFSQKSSKKKKEPGKNGFDFSRIAAGLFQMKPDLKSSKMKDYGEIELMDTKMNDSKQGNILTSATKERHSSSPFDMNLDGISGTSRHSSDNDAIRQDKVGGTFGKAGKTNVISDEDVNFSEMDSNTVNSVFNREEYSYQTSRVQFMRNHRVSHRTSHPSEFESWASDDGLVDSMDFNVNMEQTKTEVSSLHEQNVENLEGISSHCGGKENDEDTYRQFLSEEMRNHEKEPFMDSDEASNECEFGSSPSSVGSIDLQFNKYLTEANFLVKEVKECLRRQASDRHAEDALYKSAILLSKAIDIRPMSLLAVGQLGNTYLLHGELKLRISKDLRALLTDTVSVYKQTKIRDGLDDMVPRKDKLTSYLVNVCEECEELLIKAGRQYRLALSIDGNDVRALYNWGIALSLRAQLIADIGPGAARDADKVFLAAIDKFDAMMSRGTVYAPDALFRWATALQHRSRLRPRTSREKVKLLQQAQRLYQDALHMDSDNLQAREALSSCISELKYWYR encoded by the exons ATGAATACCCTTTTTTCAAAAAGATTCAATCTTCAAAATTTCcctcaaatttcacctcaaaatttTCTCTATCACTTTCCACCACTTCCCAAGAAAACCCCACATCACATTCATCCATTTCCAAGAAAATTTACTGCCAAGACTCTAACTTTGTGCTCTGTTACAGCTTCTGAGTCATTATCTTGTGGTGGTTGGGATGACCCAAGATTAATTAGTGACCCAATTAACCCTGGTGAGTCTAATCAGCTTCACAATTTTCTTAATTCCCTGGGAATTAATGATAAAAAATATGTCTTTGTTTACCTTTTGGGGTTTGTTTGTGCTCTAGCAATTTCAAGGGTGAAAGTTTCCTCAATTATAGTAATTCCAGGTTGTGTTATTGTATTTGCACTTGGGTTTTCAATGGGGTTTGTTAATGGGGGTAAAATGAGCTTAGATAATAATAAGAAATTGCCTCAAGATCAGATTCTTAGAGGTTTTGCTGAGAAATTCAGGAATTTGGTGAATTTTCTTAATGGTTTTGATGTGGAAATTGGTAATTTGAAGAAGGGTGTTAGGAAAGGTATTGAGTTTAATCAAATTACTGTGGATGATTTGCAAGGTTTTGAGAAGATTCTGGAATCTATGAAATTTTCTGCTCTTAATGTTAGAAAGGTTACAGAAGGTTGTATTGAAAGTTTGTCTATTGAGAGTCAAGAGATGGAAAGAAATTTTAGTCAAAAGTCAAGTAAGAAGAAGAAGGAGCCAGGTAAAAATGGCTTTGACTTCTCTCGGATTGCAGCGGGTTTGTTTCAAATGAAGCCGGATTTGAAGTCCAGTAAAATGAAAGATTATGGTGAGATTGAATTGATGGACACAAAGATGAATGACTCCAAGCAAGGGAATATCTTGACTTCTGCTACTAAAGAAAGACATTCAAGTTCACCGTTTGATATGAATCTAGACGGCATTAGTGGCACTTCACGGCACAGTTCTGATAATGACGCGATTAGGCAAGACAAAGTGGGTGGGACATTTGGGAAGGCTGGTAAAACAAATGTAATTTCTGATGAGGATGTTAATTTTTCCGAGATGGATAGTAACACAGTTAATTCAGTTTTCAATAGAGAAGAATATAGTTATCAGACAAGCAGAGTACAATTTATGAGGAACCATCGGGTATCTCATAGAACGAGTCATCCTAGTGAATTTGAATCTTGGGCATCTGATGATGGTTTAGTTGATTCTATGGATTTTAACGTCAATATGGAGCAAACTAAAACTGAAGTGTCATCTTTGCATGAACAGAACGTGGAGAATTTAGAAGGAATAAGTAGCCATTGTGGTGgaaaagaaaatgatgaagacACTTACAGACAATTTCTTAGTGAGGAGATGAGAAATCATGAAAAGGAACCATTTATGGATAGCGATGAGGCCTCAAATGAATGTGAATTTGGTTCCTCTCCATCTTCAGTAGGTTCCATTGATTTGCAATTTAATAAGTACCTTACTGAGGCTAATTTTCTAGTAAAAGAAGTGAAGGAATGTTTGAGGAGGCAAGCCAGTGACAGGCATGCGGAGGATGCGCTTTACAAGTCTGCCATATTACTCTCAAAAGCTATAGACATCCGACCCATGAGTTTATTGGCTGTGGGACAGTTGGGAAATACTTACCTTCTTCATGGAGAACTAAAGTTAAGGATCAGTAAAGATTTGAGAGCTTTACTAACTGATACTGTATCAGTATATAAACAGACTAAAATACGTGATGGGCTAGATGATATGGTTCCTAGGAAAGACAAACTTACATCTTATCTTGTAAATGTCTGTGAAGAGTGTGAAGAATTACTTATTAAGGCAGGAAGACAGTATAGGTTGGCCTTGTCGATTGATGGGAATGACGTGAGAGCCTTGTATAATTGGGGCATTGCTCTCTCTTTGCGTGCACAGTTGATTGCAGACATTGGACCT GGTGCTGCACGTGATGCTGACAAGGTTTTCTTGGCTGCAATTGATAAGTTTGACGCTATGATGTCTAGAGGCACTGTATATGCACCCGATG CTCTTTTCAGATGGGCCACAGCATTGCAGCACAGATCTCGCCTACGGCCTAGAACTAGTAGAGAGAAGGTGAAGTTATTGCAGCAGGCTCAAAGGTTATATCAAGACGCCCTTCATATGGACTCCGATAACCTTCAAGCACGAGAGGCCTTGTCATCCTGCATATCTGAGCTCAAGTACTGGTATAGATAG